A portion of the Magnolia sinica isolate HGM2019 chromosome 17, MsV1, whole genome shotgun sequence genome contains these proteins:
- the LOC131230365 gene encoding auxin response factor 2-like isoform X1 encodes MSSSGDGLNLKGTRPNAKVSGNSTEDTFACSNQDENDDLYVELWHACAGPFVTVPRVGEKVFYFPQGHLEQVEAYTNQGVNRQMPVCDLPSKILCGVVCVQLKAEHDTDEVFAQVTLLPEEKEDETSFEKETERFLPPRPRVYTFCKKLTASDTSTHGGFSVLKRHADECLPALDMSQQPPTQELVAKDLHGVEWRFRHIFRGQPKRHLLTSGWSTFVSSKRLVAGDAFIFLRGENRELRVGVRRAMRQQNNVSASVISSHSMQLGVLATASHAISTGTMFSVYYRPRTSPSEFIVPYNQYMESVRYDYSVGMRFRMRFEGEEGSEQRFTGTIIGLEDVEPVKWPGSNWRHLKVQWDETSNIPCPDRVSPWKIEPLAAATSLLPKTKKARANQRPSSPELPALGREGMHEPTLYRNPGVLQGQEIMALGPPSSNGIEPGIAQKLLPSHWVPPGRGPCLERNGEILDSQRQLRLENWPVLPRQGSAYWDPHSGDISSFPSRVPEDYWLSAFSSYASGGDIRLAESRCVPGVDPSICGFEEWKALKPNEFVDRSVTRPVEGGMCKVFGVNLIESLMEPISPYFADIRHPCRMLPAASQSAVLECDQLSEPSKNTKMSDSSGSGSGLERSRKAQFITTRSCTKVHKQGTALGRSVDLTKFDGYEELVLKLDRMFDFEGSLLDPSKGWQIIYTDDEGDIMLVGDYPWPREFCSMVRKMFIYPREEVDKIKPNSLNPKLCKCSNELMFADTASEPETA; translated from the exons ATGAGTTCTTCTGGGGATGGCCTGAATTTGAAGGGTACGCGTCCTAATGCTAAGGTCTCCGGCAACTCCACTGAGGATACCTTTGCTTGCAGTAATCAAg ATGAAAATGATGATCTATACGTTGAGCTTTGGCACGCGTGTGCCGGCCCCTTTGTTACCGTTCCTCGGGTTGGAGAGAAGGTCTTCTACTTCCCTCAAGGCCACTTGGAACAG GTCGAGGCATATACAAACCAAGGTGTTAATCGGCAAATGCCTGTTTGTGATTTGCCTTCTAAGATCCTTTGTGGGGTTGTATGTGTTCAGCTAAAG GCTGAGCATGATACAGATGAGGTGTTTGCACAAGTAACATTGCTTCCGGAAGAAAAG GAAGATGAAACTAGCTTTGAAAAGGAAACTGAAAGATTTCTGCCTCCAAGACCACGTGTCTACACTTTCTGCAAGAAGCTCACTGCTTCTGACACCAGCACACATGGTGGATTTTCCGTTCTGAAGcgacatgctgatgaatgccttCCCGCTTTG GACATGTCGCAGCAACCTCCAACACAAGAGCTGGTGGCAAAGGACTTGCATGGGGTGGAGTGGCGCTTTCGTCATATCTTCCGTG GTCAGCCAAAGCGGCACTTGCTTACAAGTGGATGGAGTACTTTTGTAAGCTCAAAAAGGCTCGTTGCAGGTGATGCTTTTATTTTCctcag AGGTGAAAACAGGGAACTCCGTGTTGGCGTTCGTCGTGCCATGAGGCAGCAGAATAACGTATCTGCATCTGTTATATCTAGCCACAGCATGCAACTTGGTGTACTTGCAACTGCATCTCATGCTATTTCTACTGGAACCATGTTCAGTGTCTATTACCGACCAAG GACAAGTCCTTCAGAATTTATAGTTCCTTACAATCAATACATGGAGTCAGTTAGATATGACTATTCAGTCGGAATGAGGTTTAGGATGAGATTTGAAGGTGAAGAAGGATCGGAACAAAG ATTTACAGGAACTATAATTGGTCTTGAAGATGTGGAGCCTGTTAAGTGGCCCGGATCAAACTGGAGACATCTGAAG GTGCAATGGGATGAAACTTCTAACATTCCGTGCCCTGATAGAGTTTCTCCATGGAAAATCGAACCACTTGCAGCTGCCACGTCACTTCTACCCAAAACCAAGAAGGCCCGTGCTAATCAACGGCCATCATCTCCTGAATTACCTGCTCTCGGCAGGGAGG GTATGCATGAGCCAACACTATATAGAAATCCGGGGGTCTTGCAAGGTCAAGAAATCATGGCCCTTGGACCACCTTCTTCCAATGGCATCGAGCCAGGAATTGCACAGAAGCTACTGCCATCACATTGGGTTCCTCCAGGCAGAGGCCCCTGTTTGGAAAGGAACGGTGAGATCCTTGATTCACAGAGACAGTTGAGGTTAGAGAATTGGCCGGTCCTTCCGAGGCAAGGATCAGCTTACTGGGACCCACATTCAGGTGACATCTCATCCTTTCCTAGTAGAGTCCCAGAGGATTACTGGTTGTCAGCATTCTCCTCTTATGCTAGTGGAGGGGACATCAGATTGGCTGAAAGTCGGTGCGTCCCGGGTGTTGATCCAAGCATTTGCGGTTTTGAGGAATGGAAGGCTCTCAAACCCAATGAATTTGTAGATAGATCAGTGACTCGACCGGTTGAAGGTGGCATGTGTAAGGTCTTTGGCGTTAATCTGATCGAGAGTCTGATGGAACCCATCTCACCGTATTTTGCTGACATTCGGCACCCATGCCGTATGCTTCCGGCAGCATCTCAGTCAGCAGTCTTGGAGTGTGATCAGCTTTCTGAGCCATCGAAGAATACAAAGATGTCTGATTCTAGTGGCTCCGGCAGTGGTCTAGAGAGATCGCGCAAGGCCCAGTTCATCACTACTAGGAGTTGCACCAAG GTGCATAAGCAGGGCACTGCTCTAGGGAGATCAGTTGATCTCACGAAATTTGACGGGTACGAAGAACTTGTTCTCAAGCTCGATCGGATGTTTGATTTTGAAGGGTCCTTGCTGGACCCCAGCAAGGGTTGGCAGATCATTTATACAGATGACGAAGGGGACATTATGCTGGTCGGAGATTATCCATGGCC CAGGGAATTCTGTTCGATGGTGCGGAAGATGTTCATATACCCGCGAGAAGAGGTCGACAAGATCAAGCCAAACTCTCTGAACCCAAAGCTGTGCAAATGCTCAAACGAACTGATGTTTGCGGACACTGCTTCCGAGCCAGAGACTGCGTAA
- the LOC131230365 gene encoding auxin response factor 2-like isoform X5, whose protein sequence is MSSSGDGLNLKGTRPNAKVSGNSTEDTFACSNQDENDDLYVELWHACAGPFVTVPRVGEKVFYFPQGHLEQVEAYTNQGVNRQMPVCDLPSKILCGVVCVQLKAEHDTDEVFAQVTLLPEEKEDETSFEKETERFLPPRPRVYTFCKKLTASDTSTHGGFSVLKRHADECLPALDMSQQPPTQELVAKDLHGVEWRFRHIFRGQPKRHLLTSGWSTFVSSKRLVAGDAFIFLRGENRELRVGVRRAMRQQNNVSASVISSHSMQLGVLATASHAISTGTMFSVYYRPRTSPSEFIVPYNQYMESVRYDYSVGMRFRMRFEGEEGSEQRFTGTIIGLEDVEPVKWPGSNWRHLKVQWDETSNIPCPDRVSPWKIEPLAAATSLLPKTKKARANQRPSSPELPALGREGMHEPTLYRNPGVLQGQEIMALGPPSSNGIEPGIAQKLLPSHWVPPGRGPCLERNGEILDSQRQLRLENWPVLPRQGSAYWDPHSGDISSFPSRVPEDYWLSAFSSYASGGDIRLAESRCVPGVDPSICGFEEWKALKPNEFVDRSVTRPVEGGMCKVFGVNLIESLMEPISPYFADIRHPCRMLPAASQSAVLECDQLSEPSKNTKMSDSSGSGSGLERSRKAQFITTRSCTKGILFDGAEDVHIPARRGRQDQAKLSEPKAVQMLKRTDVCGHCFRARDCVSGGVLLPGATSLQVGQHPKRMDG, encoded by the exons ATGAGTTCTTCTGGGGATGGCCTGAATTTGAAGGGTACGCGTCCTAATGCTAAGGTCTCCGGCAACTCCACTGAGGATACCTTTGCTTGCAGTAATCAAg ATGAAAATGATGATCTATACGTTGAGCTTTGGCACGCGTGTGCCGGCCCCTTTGTTACCGTTCCTCGGGTTGGAGAGAAGGTCTTCTACTTCCCTCAAGGCCACTTGGAACAG GTCGAGGCATATACAAACCAAGGTGTTAATCGGCAAATGCCTGTTTGTGATTTGCCTTCTAAGATCCTTTGTGGGGTTGTATGTGTTCAGCTAAAG GCTGAGCATGATACAGATGAGGTGTTTGCACAAGTAACATTGCTTCCGGAAGAAAAG GAAGATGAAACTAGCTTTGAAAAGGAAACTGAAAGATTTCTGCCTCCAAGACCACGTGTCTACACTTTCTGCAAGAAGCTCACTGCTTCTGACACCAGCACACATGGTGGATTTTCCGTTCTGAAGcgacatgctgatgaatgccttCCCGCTTTG GACATGTCGCAGCAACCTCCAACACAAGAGCTGGTGGCAAAGGACTTGCATGGGGTGGAGTGGCGCTTTCGTCATATCTTCCGTG GTCAGCCAAAGCGGCACTTGCTTACAAGTGGATGGAGTACTTTTGTAAGCTCAAAAAGGCTCGTTGCAGGTGATGCTTTTATTTTCctcag AGGTGAAAACAGGGAACTCCGTGTTGGCGTTCGTCGTGCCATGAGGCAGCAGAATAACGTATCTGCATCTGTTATATCTAGCCACAGCATGCAACTTGGTGTACTTGCAACTGCATCTCATGCTATTTCTACTGGAACCATGTTCAGTGTCTATTACCGACCAAG GACAAGTCCTTCAGAATTTATAGTTCCTTACAATCAATACATGGAGTCAGTTAGATATGACTATTCAGTCGGAATGAGGTTTAGGATGAGATTTGAAGGTGAAGAAGGATCGGAACAAAG ATTTACAGGAACTATAATTGGTCTTGAAGATGTGGAGCCTGTTAAGTGGCCCGGATCAAACTGGAGACATCTGAAG GTGCAATGGGATGAAACTTCTAACATTCCGTGCCCTGATAGAGTTTCTCCATGGAAAATCGAACCACTTGCAGCTGCCACGTCACTTCTACCCAAAACCAAGAAGGCCCGTGCTAATCAACGGCCATCATCTCCTGAATTACCTGCTCTCGGCAGGGAGG GTATGCATGAGCCAACACTATATAGAAATCCGGGGGTCTTGCAAGGTCAAGAAATCATGGCCCTTGGACCACCTTCTTCCAATGGCATCGAGCCAGGAATTGCACAGAAGCTACTGCCATCACATTGGGTTCCTCCAGGCAGAGGCCCCTGTTTGGAAAGGAACGGTGAGATCCTTGATTCACAGAGACAGTTGAGGTTAGAGAATTGGCCGGTCCTTCCGAGGCAAGGATCAGCTTACTGGGACCCACATTCAGGTGACATCTCATCCTTTCCTAGTAGAGTCCCAGAGGATTACTGGTTGTCAGCATTCTCCTCTTATGCTAGTGGAGGGGACATCAGATTGGCTGAAAGTCGGTGCGTCCCGGGTGTTGATCCAAGCATTTGCGGTTTTGAGGAATGGAAGGCTCTCAAACCCAATGAATTTGTAGATAGATCAGTGACTCGACCGGTTGAAGGTGGCATGTGTAAGGTCTTTGGCGTTAATCTGATCGAGAGTCTGATGGAACCCATCTCACCGTATTTTGCTGACATTCGGCACCCATGCCGTATGCTTCCGGCAGCATCTCAGTCAGCAGTCTTGGAGTGTGATCAGCTTTCTGAGCCATCGAAGAATACAAAGATGTCTGATTCTAGTGGCTCCGGCAGTGGTCTAGAGAGATCGCGCAAGGCCCAGTTCATCACTACTAGGAGTTGCACCAAG GGAATTCTGTTCGATGGTGCGGAAGATGTTCATATACCCGCGAGAAGAGGTCGACAAGATCAAGCCAAACTCTCTGAACCCAAAGCTGTGCAAATGCTCAAACGAACTGATGTTTGCGGACACTGCTTCCGAGCCAGAGACTGCGTAAGTGGTGGTGTTCTCCTTCCTGGGGCTACTT CACTGCAGGTGGGCCAGCATCCAAAGCGTATGGATGGCTAG
- the LOC131230365 gene encoding auxin response factor 2-like isoform X3: MSSSGDGLNLKGTRPNAKVSGNSTEDTFACSNQDENDDLYVELWHACAGPFVTVPRVGEKVFYFPQGHLEQVEAYTNQGVNRQMPVCDLPSKILCGVVCVQLKAEHDTDEVFAQVTLLPEEKEDETSFEKETERFLPPRPRVYTFCKKLTASDTSTHGGFSVLKRHADECLPALDMSQQPPTQELVAKDLHGVEWRFRHIFRGQPKRHLLTSGWSTFVSSKRLVAGDAFIFLRGENRELRVGVRRAMRQQNNVSASVISSHSMQLGVLATASHAISTGTMFSVYYRPRTSPSEFIVPYNQYMESVRYDYSVGMRFRMRFEGEEGSEQRFTGTIIGLEDVEPVKWPGSNWRHLKVQWDETSNIPCPDRVSPWKIEPLAAATSLLPKTKKARANQRPSSPELPALGREGMHEPTLYRNPGVLQGQEIMALGPPSSNGIEPGIAQKLLPSHWVPPGRGPCLERNGEILDSQRQLRLENWPVLPRQGSAYWDPHSGDISSFPSRVPEDYWLSAFSSYASGGDIRLAESRCVPGVDPSICGFEEWKALKPNEFVDRSVTRPVEGGMCKVFGVNLIESLMEPISPYFADIRHPCRMLPAASQSAVLECDQLSEPSKNTKMSDSSGSGSGLERSRKAQFITTRSCTKGILFDGAEDVHIPARRGRQDQAKLSEPKAVQMLKRTDVCGHCFRARDCVSGGVLLPGATCKSLSCSSPVFRATLSFFI; encoded by the exons ATGAGTTCTTCTGGGGATGGCCTGAATTTGAAGGGTACGCGTCCTAATGCTAAGGTCTCCGGCAACTCCACTGAGGATACCTTTGCTTGCAGTAATCAAg ATGAAAATGATGATCTATACGTTGAGCTTTGGCACGCGTGTGCCGGCCCCTTTGTTACCGTTCCTCGGGTTGGAGAGAAGGTCTTCTACTTCCCTCAAGGCCACTTGGAACAG GTCGAGGCATATACAAACCAAGGTGTTAATCGGCAAATGCCTGTTTGTGATTTGCCTTCTAAGATCCTTTGTGGGGTTGTATGTGTTCAGCTAAAG GCTGAGCATGATACAGATGAGGTGTTTGCACAAGTAACATTGCTTCCGGAAGAAAAG GAAGATGAAACTAGCTTTGAAAAGGAAACTGAAAGATTTCTGCCTCCAAGACCACGTGTCTACACTTTCTGCAAGAAGCTCACTGCTTCTGACACCAGCACACATGGTGGATTTTCCGTTCTGAAGcgacatgctgatgaatgccttCCCGCTTTG GACATGTCGCAGCAACCTCCAACACAAGAGCTGGTGGCAAAGGACTTGCATGGGGTGGAGTGGCGCTTTCGTCATATCTTCCGTG GTCAGCCAAAGCGGCACTTGCTTACAAGTGGATGGAGTACTTTTGTAAGCTCAAAAAGGCTCGTTGCAGGTGATGCTTTTATTTTCctcag AGGTGAAAACAGGGAACTCCGTGTTGGCGTTCGTCGTGCCATGAGGCAGCAGAATAACGTATCTGCATCTGTTATATCTAGCCACAGCATGCAACTTGGTGTACTTGCAACTGCATCTCATGCTATTTCTACTGGAACCATGTTCAGTGTCTATTACCGACCAAG GACAAGTCCTTCAGAATTTATAGTTCCTTACAATCAATACATGGAGTCAGTTAGATATGACTATTCAGTCGGAATGAGGTTTAGGATGAGATTTGAAGGTGAAGAAGGATCGGAACAAAG ATTTACAGGAACTATAATTGGTCTTGAAGATGTGGAGCCTGTTAAGTGGCCCGGATCAAACTGGAGACATCTGAAG GTGCAATGGGATGAAACTTCTAACATTCCGTGCCCTGATAGAGTTTCTCCATGGAAAATCGAACCACTTGCAGCTGCCACGTCACTTCTACCCAAAACCAAGAAGGCCCGTGCTAATCAACGGCCATCATCTCCTGAATTACCTGCTCTCGGCAGGGAGG GTATGCATGAGCCAACACTATATAGAAATCCGGGGGTCTTGCAAGGTCAAGAAATCATGGCCCTTGGACCACCTTCTTCCAATGGCATCGAGCCAGGAATTGCACAGAAGCTACTGCCATCACATTGGGTTCCTCCAGGCAGAGGCCCCTGTTTGGAAAGGAACGGTGAGATCCTTGATTCACAGAGACAGTTGAGGTTAGAGAATTGGCCGGTCCTTCCGAGGCAAGGATCAGCTTACTGGGACCCACATTCAGGTGACATCTCATCCTTTCCTAGTAGAGTCCCAGAGGATTACTGGTTGTCAGCATTCTCCTCTTATGCTAGTGGAGGGGACATCAGATTGGCTGAAAGTCGGTGCGTCCCGGGTGTTGATCCAAGCATTTGCGGTTTTGAGGAATGGAAGGCTCTCAAACCCAATGAATTTGTAGATAGATCAGTGACTCGACCGGTTGAAGGTGGCATGTGTAAGGTCTTTGGCGTTAATCTGATCGAGAGTCTGATGGAACCCATCTCACCGTATTTTGCTGACATTCGGCACCCATGCCGTATGCTTCCGGCAGCATCTCAGTCAGCAGTCTTGGAGTGTGATCAGCTTTCTGAGCCATCGAAGAATACAAAGATGTCTGATTCTAGTGGCTCCGGCAGTGGTCTAGAGAGATCGCGCAAGGCCCAGTTCATCACTACTAGGAGTTGCACCAAG GGAATTCTGTTCGATGGTGCGGAAGATGTTCATATACCCGCGAGAAGAGGTCGACAAGATCAAGCCAAACTCTCTGAACCCAAAGCTGTGCAAATGCTCAAACGAACTGATGTTTGCGGACACTGCTTCCGAGCCAGAGACTGCGTAAGTGGTGGTGTTCTCCTTCCTGGGGCTACTTGTAAGTCCTTGTCATGTTCATCACCAGTTTTCAGAGCAACTCTATCTTTCTTCATCTGA
- the LOC131230365 gene encoding auxin response factor 2-like isoform X6 has protein sequence MSSSGDGLNLKGTRPNAKVSGNSTEDTFACSNQDENDDLYVELWHACAGPFVTVPRVGEKVFYFPQGHLEQVEAYTNQGVNRQMPVCDLPSKILCGVVCVQLKAEHDTDEVFAQVTLLPEEKEDETSFEKETERFLPPRPRVYTFCKKLTASDTSTHGGFSVLKRHADECLPALDMSQQPPTQELVAKDLHGVEWRFRHIFRGQPKRHLLTSGWSTFVSSKRLVAGDAFIFLRGENRELRVGVRRAMRQQNNVSASVISSHSMQLGVLATASHAISTGTMFSVYYRPRTSPSEFIVPYNQYMESVRYDYSVGMRFRMRFEGEEGSEQRFTGTIIGLEDVEPVKWPGSNWRHLKVQWDETSNIPCPDRVSPWKIEPLAAATSLLPKTKKARANQRPSSPELPALGREGMHEPTLYRNPGVLQGQEIMALGPPSSNGIEPGIAQKLLPSHWVPPGRGPCLERNGEILDSQRQLRLENWPVLPRQGSAYWDPHSGDISSFPSRVPEDYWLSAFSSYASGGDIRLAESRCVPGVDPSICGFEEWKALKPNEFVDRSVTRPVEGGMCKVFGVNLIESLMEPISPYFADIRHPCRMLPAASQSAVLECDQLSEPSKNTKMSDSSGSGSGLERSRKAQFITTRSCTKGILFDGAEDVHIPARRGRQDQAKLSEPKAVQMLKRTDVCGHCFRARDCVSGGVLLPGAT, from the exons ATGAGTTCTTCTGGGGATGGCCTGAATTTGAAGGGTACGCGTCCTAATGCTAAGGTCTCCGGCAACTCCACTGAGGATACCTTTGCTTGCAGTAATCAAg ATGAAAATGATGATCTATACGTTGAGCTTTGGCACGCGTGTGCCGGCCCCTTTGTTACCGTTCCTCGGGTTGGAGAGAAGGTCTTCTACTTCCCTCAAGGCCACTTGGAACAG GTCGAGGCATATACAAACCAAGGTGTTAATCGGCAAATGCCTGTTTGTGATTTGCCTTCTAAGATCCTTTGTGGGGTTGTATGTGTTCAGCTAAAG GCTGAGCATGATACAGATGAGGTGTTTGCACAAGTAACATTGCTTCCGGAAGAAAAG GAAGATGAAACTAGCTTTGAAAAGGAAACTGAAAGATTTCTGCCTCCAAGACCACGTGTCTACACTTTCTGCAAGAAGCTCACTGCTTCTGACACCAGCACACATGGTGGATTTTCCGTTCTGAAGcgacatgctgatgaatgccttCCCGCTTTG GACATGTCGCAGCAACCTCCAACACAAGAGCTGGTGGCAAAGGACTTGCATGGGGTGGAGTGGCGCTTTCGTCATATCTTCCGTG GTCAGCCAAAGCGGCACTTGCTTACAAGTGGATGGAGTACTTTTGTAAGCTCAAAAAGGCTCGTTGCAGGTGATGCTTTTATTTTCctcag AGGTGAAAACAGGGAACTCCGTGTTGGCGTTCGTCGTGCCATGAGGCAGCAGAATAACGTATCTGCATCTGTTATATCTAGCCACAGCATGCAACTTGGTGTACTTGCAACTGCATCTCATGCTATTTCTACTGGAACCATGTTCAGTGTCTATTACCGACCAAG GACAAGTCCTTCAGAATTTATAGTTCCTTACAATCAATACATGGAGTCAGTTAGATATGACTATTCAGTCGGAATGAGGTTTAGGATGAGATTTGAAGGTGAAGAAGGATCGGAACAAAG ATTTACAGGAACTATAATTGGTCTTGAAGATGTGGAGCCTGTTAAGTGGCCCGGATCAAACTGGAGACATCTGAAG GTGCAATGGGATGAAACTTCTAACATTCCGTGCCCTGATAGAGTTTCTCCATGGAAAATCGAACCACTTGCAGCTGCCACGTCACTTCTACCCAAAACCAAGAAGGCCCGTGCTAATCAACGGCCATCATCTCCTGAATTACCTGCTCTCGGCAGGGAGG GTATGCATGAGCCAACACTATATAGAAATCCGGGGGTCTTGCAAGGTCAAGAAATCATGGCCCTTGGACCACCTTCTTCCAATGGCATCGAGCCAGGAATTGCACAGAAGCTACTGCCATCACATTGGGTTCCTCCAGGCAGAGGCCCCTGTTTGGAAAGGAACGGTGAGATCCTTGATTCACAGAGACAGTTGAGGTTAGAGAATTGGCCGGTCCTTCCGAGGCAAGGATCAGCTTACTGGGACCCACATTCAGGTGACATCTCATCCTTTCCTAGTAGAGTCCCAGAGGATTACTGGTTGTCAGCATTCTCCTCTTATGCTAGTGGAGGGGACATCAGATTGGCTGAAAGTCGGTGCGTCCCGGGTGTTGATCCAAGCATTTGCGGTTTTGAGGAATGGAAGGCTCTCAAACCCAATGAATTTGTAGATAGATCAGTGACTCGACCGGTTGAAGGTGGCATGTGTAAGGTCTTTGGCGTTAATCTGATCGAGAGTCTGATGGAACCCATCTCACCGTATTTTGCTGACATTCGGCACCCATGCCGTATGCTTCCGGCAGCATCTCAGTCAGCAGTCTTGGAGTGTGATCAGCTTTCTGAGCCATCGAAGAATACAAAGATGTCTGATTCTAGTGGCTCCGGCAGTGGTCTAGAGAGATCGCGCAAGGCCCAGTTCATCACTACTAGGAGTTGCACCAAG GGAATTCTGTTCGATGGTGCGGAAGATGTTCATATACCCGCGAGAAGAGGTCGACAAGATCAAGCCAAACTCTCTGAACCCAAAGCTGTGCAAATGCTCAAACGAACTGATGTTTGCGGACACTGCTTCCGAGCCAGAGACTGCGTAAGTGGTGGTGTTCTCCTTCCTGGGGCTACTT GA
- the LOC131230365 gene encoding auxin response factor 2-like isoform X4: protein MSSSGDGLNLKGTRPNAKVSGNSTEDTFACSNQDENDDLYVELWHACAGPFVTVPRVGEKVFYFPQGHLEQVEAYTNQGVNRQMPVCDLPSKILCGVVCVQLKAEHDTDEVFAQVTLLPEEKEDETSFEKETERFLPPRPRVYTFCKKLTASDTSTHGGFSVLKRHADECLPALDMSQQPPTQELVAKDLHGVEWRFRHIFRGQPKRHLLTSGWSTFVSSKRLVAGDAFIFLRGENRELRVGVRRAMRQQNNVSASVISSHSMQLGVLATASHAISTGTMFSVYYRPRTSPSEFIVPYNQYMESVRYDYSVGMRFRMRFEGEEGSEQRFTGTIIGLEDVEPVKWPGSNWRHLKVQWDETSNIPCPDRVSPWKIEPLAAATSLLPKTKKARANQRPSSPELPALGREGMHEPTLYRNPGVLQGQEIMALGPPSSNGIEPGIAQKLLPSHWVPPGRGPCLERNGEILDSQRQLRLENWPVLPRQGSAYWDPHSGDISSFPSRVPEDYWLSAFSSYASGGDIRLAESRCVPGVDPSICGFEEWKALKPNEFVDRSVTRPVEGGMCKVFGVNLIESLMEPISPYFADIRHPCRMLPAASQSAVLECDQLSEPSKNTKMSDSSGSGSGLERSRKAQFITTRSCTKGILFDGAEDVHIPARRGRQDQAKLSEPKAVQMLKRTDVCGHCFRARDCVSGGVLLPGATCGPASKAYGWLEKLV from the exons ATGAGTTCTTCTGGGGATGGCCTGAATTTGAAGGGTACGCGTCCTAATGCTAAGGTCTCCGGCAACTCCACTGAGGATACCTTTGCTTGCAGTAATCAAg ATGAAAATGATGATCTATACGTTGAGCTTTGGCACGCGTGTGCCGGCCCCTTTGTTACCGTTCCTCGGGTTGGAGAGAAGGTCTTCTACTTCCCTCAAGGCCACTTGGAACAG GTCGAGGCATATACAAACCAAGGTGTTAATCGGCAAATGCCTGTTTGTGATTTGCCTTCTAAGATCCTTTGTGGGGTTGTATGTGTTCAGCTAAAG GCTGAGCATGATACAGATGAGGTGTTTGCACAAGTAACATTGCTTCCGGAAGAAAAG GAAGATGAAACTAGCTTTGAAAAGGAAACTGAAAGATTTCTGCCTCCAAGACCACGTGTCTACACTTTCTGCAAGAAGCTCACTGCTTCTGACACCAGCACACATGGTGGATTTTCCGTTCTGAAGcgacatgctgatgaatgccttCCCGCTTTG GACATGTCGCAGCAACCTCCAACACAAGAGCTGGTGGCAAAGGACTTGCATGGGGTGGAGTGGCGCTTTCGTCATATCTTCCGTG GTCAGCCAAAGCGGCACTTGCTTACAAGTGGATGGAGTACTTTTGTAAGCTCAAAAAGGCTCGTTGCAGGTGATGCTTTTATTTTCctcag AGGTGAAAACAGGGAACTCCGTGTTGGCGTTCGTCGTGCCATGAGGCAGCAGAATAACGTATCTGCATCTGTTATATCTAGCCACAGCATGCAACTTGGTGTACTTGCAACTGCATCTCATGCTATTTCTACTGGAACCATGTTCAGTGTCTATTACCGACCAAG GACAAGTCCTTCAGAATTTATAGTTCCTTACAATCAATACATGGAGTCAGTTAGATATGACTATTCAGTCGGAATGAGGTTTAGGATGAGATTTGAAGGTGAAGAAGGATCGGAACAAAG ATTTACAGGAACTATAATTGGTCTTGAAGATGTGGAGCCTGTTAAGTGGCCCGGATCAAACTGGAGACATCTGAAG GTGCAATGGGATGAAACTTCTAACATTCCGTGCCCTGATAGAGTTTCTCCATGGAAAATCGAACCACTTGCAGCTGCCACGTCACTTCTACCCAAAACCAAGAAGGCCCGTGCTAATCAACGGCCATCATCTCCTGAATTACCTGCTCTCGGCAGGGAGG GTATGCATGAGCCAACACTATATAGAAATCCGGGGGTCTTGCAAGGTCAAGAAATCATGGCCCTTGGACCACCTTCTTCCAATGGCATCGAGCCAGGAATTGCACAGAAGCTACTGCCATCACATTGGGTTCCTCCAGGCAGAGGCCCCTGTTTGGAAAGGAACGGTGAGATCCTTGATTCACAGAGACAGTTGAGGTTAGAGAATTGGCCGGTCCTTCCGAGGCAAGGATCAGCTTACTGGGACCCACATTCAGGTGACATCTCATCCTTTCCTAGTAGAGTCCCAGAGGATTACTGGTTGTCAGCATTCTCCTCTTATGCTAGTGGAGGGGACATCAGATTGGCTGAAAGTCGGTGCGTCCCGGGTGTTGATCCAAGCATTTGCGGTTTTGAGGAATGGAAGGCTCTCAAACCCAATGAATTTGTAGATAGATCAGTGACTCGACCGGTTGAAGGTGGCATGTGTAAGGTCTTTGGCGTTAATCTGATCGAGAGTCTGATGGAACCCATCTCACCGTATTTTGCTGACATTCGGCACCCATGCCGTATGCTTCCGGCAGCATCTCAGTCAGCAGTCTTGGAGTGTGATCAGCTTTCTGAGCCATCGAAGAATACAAAGATGTCTGATTCTAGTGGCTCCGGCAGTGGTCTAGAGAGATCGCGCAAGGCCCAGTTCATCACTACTAGGAGTTGCACCAAG GGAATTCTGTTCGATGGTGCGGAAGATGTTCATATACCCGCGAGAAGAGGTCGACAAGATCAAGCCAAACTCTCTGAACCCAAAGCTGTGCAAATGCTCAAACGAACTGATGTTTGCGGACACTGCTTCCGAGCCAGAGACTGCGTAAGTGGTGGTGTTCTCCTTCCTGGGGCTACTT GTGGGCCAGCATCCAAAGCGTATGGATGGCTAGAGAAACTAGTTTAA